A genome region from Methanococcoides burtonii DSM 6242 includes the following:
- the hisB gene encoding imidazoleglycerol-phosphate dehydratase HisB: MRNAKITRKTKETDIQMELELDGTGSSNIDTGIGFFDHMLTSFAKHGNLDLIIEATGDLIVDEHHLIEDTAIVLGQALSEALGDKDGIARFGDARIPMDEALADVVLDLGGRTYLVMKAEFEAPRVGEMNTQLVRHFFESLTDNSKMNLHIAVTGYNDHHKIEALFKAFAYALRRAVKIEGEGIKSTKGVL; encoded by the coding sequence ATGAGAAACGCAAAGATCACACGTAAGACAAAAGAGACGGACATCCAGATGGAACTCGAGCTGGATGGCACCGGTTCATCCAACATTGATACCGGAATAGGATTTTTTGACCATATGCTGACCTCTTTTGCCAAACACGGAAATTTAGATCTGATCATCGAAGCCACCGGTGACCTGATCGTTGATGAACATCACCTGATAGAGGACACTGCAATAGTTCTTGGTCAGGCGCTCTCTGAAGCACTCGGAGATAAGGACGGAATTGCCAGATTCGGAGATGCACGTATCCCAATGGATGAGGCGCTTGCAGATGTGGTCCTGGACCTGGGAGGAAGAACCTATCTCGTAATGAAGGCTGAGTTCGAAGCTCCAAGAGTTGGTGAAATGAACACTCAACTTGTGAGACATTTCTTTGAATCCCTCACAGACAATTCAAAGATGAACCTGCACATAGCTGTCACAGGTTACAATGACCACCACAAGATAGAGGCCCTTTTCAAGGCATTTGCATACGCCCTCCGCCGTGCTGTTAAAATAGAAGGCGAAGGCATCAAAAGTACAAAAGGTGTGCTTTAA
- a CDS encoding helix-hairpin-helix domain-containing protein, which translates to MNGLQDIPRIGEKMAKRFQEHFGGEDRAMDAILSGDIASISEVEGVGQRYAISLVHEVRAQFEGVSMEDFLKTKEASDIYERLLDIIKQFTHTRYAKDKLHVYIPYPASKKALIEDIRKDVAGYMRTACVLGDNEELITLLSNVKALDVKCNPPKVRSRAILTADSKQYEVARQMFGDLLDVQFVKGAGEFVDTARGYSHVVAADDKCMAFDLPEDVDPEFIPDIRKANMWQIVPEKEIYFFARNLNTLECCIQMVEILRCSGICSLEDIADDDIERLKQTLSLIDGDGDVREGSDNRIDRLMMISRNVDNCVSETITAANVTLNSCLEESKLTLSGQDMLKVMNGKMEIKDLLEKELFHSYSSVIKTAKEKIVADLALERNELLSLDSFFSDEITYPLEVKQECLYSFKQQIVNQVEKLKVRHKCNIARTLSEFHDVAQRMVHEALDFDVGFSIGCFAKEFDLHLPDFIEGTGIAFESASNLFIRTRHGSVVPIDYSVGNTSYDPDGNGSRVVLLSGVNSGGKTSLLELVAQCVILAHMGFPTPAVNMEIGLAEEFYHFGKSKGTLDAGAFETTLVDFSVVANDSPKLVLADELESITEPGASAKIISGILEVLSENDNGMSIFVSHLSELILENTECNVRVDGIEASGLDKDLNLIVERTPRYNYVAKSTPELIVERLSRKSNGLEQDFYKRLQKKFK; encoded by the coding sequence ATGAACGGGTTACAGGATATTCCGCGTATTGGTGAGAAAATGGCGAAACGCTTTCAGGAGCATTTTGGTGGGGAGGATAGGGCAATGGATGCTATTTTAAGCGGTGATATCGCAAGTATTTCCGAAGTTGAAGGAGTAGGGCAAAGATATGCTATTTCTCTTGTACACGAAGTGCGTGCACAGTTCGAAGGTGTTAGTATGGAAGATTTCCTTAAGACAAAGGAAGCTTCGGATATCTATGAGAGGCTTCTGGATATCATCAAGCAGTTCACACATACAAGATATGCAAAGGACAAGCTTCATGTCTACATACCTTATCCTGCAAGCAAAAAGGCACTCATCGAGGATATTAGGAAGGATGTTGCCGGGTATATGAGGACTGCTTGCGTATTGGGTGACAATGAAGAACTTATCACGCTTCTATCCAATGTAAAGGCTCTGGATGTCAAATGCAACCCGCCGAAAGTTAGGTCCAGGGCAATTCTGACTGCCGATAGCAAGCAGTATGAAGTTGCACGGCAGATGTTCGGGGATCTTCTGGATGTCCAGTTCGTGAAGGGTGCGGGGGAGTTCGTTGATACTGCAAGAGGGTATTCCCATGTTGTTGCTGCTGATGACAAGTGCATGGCCTTTGACCTTCCTGAAGATGTTGATCCTGAGTTCATTCCTGATATTCGCAAAGCAAATATGTGGCAGATAGTGCCGGAGAAGGAGATCTACTTCTTTGCGAGGAATCTTAATACGCTTGAATGCTGTATCCAAATGGTTGAGATATTACGCTGTTCAGGTATATGTTCCCTTGAAGATATTGCGGACGATGATATTGAAAGATTAAAGCAGACTCTTTCTCTTATAGATGGGGATGGGGATGTCAGGGAGGGTTCTGATAATCGTATCGATCGTCTTATGATGATCTCCAGAAATGTCGATAATTGTGTTTCAGAAACCATTACTGCTGCCAATGTCACTCTTAATTCCTGTCTGGAAGAGAGCAAACTTACGCTTAGTGGTCAGGACATGCTTAAGGTAATGAACGGGAAAATGGAGATAAAGGACCTGCTCGAAAAAGAGCTGTTCCATTCTTACAGTTCTGTTATCAAGACCGCAAAAGAAAAGATCGTGGCGGACCTTGCGCTTGAAAGGAATGAGCTGTTGTCCCTTGATTCCTTTTTCTCGGATGAGATCACCTATCCTCTTGAAGTGAAACAGGAATGCCTGTATTCTTTTAAGCAGCAGATCGTAAATCAAGTGGAAAAACTGAAGGTTCGGCACAAATGCAATATTGCGAGGACACTCTCGGAGTTCCATGATGTTGCTCAGAGGATGGTTCATGAAGCCCTTGATTTCGATGTGGGCTTTTCAATAGGTTGCTTTGCAAAGGAGTTCGACCTTCATCTTCCTGATTTCATTGAAGGGACTGGTATTGCGTTCGAGTCGGCATCGAACCTTTTCATAAGAACTCGGCATGGTTCGGTCGTACCTATTGATTATTCGGTAGGCAATACCTCCTATGATCCTGATGGGAATGGCAGTCGAGTTGTCCTTTTGAGTGGTGTCAATTCAGGAGGAAAGACCTCTCTGCTTGAATTGGTGGCACAGTGCGTTATTCTTGCCCACATGGGCTTCCCAACTCCTGCGGTGAACATGGAGATAGGTCTTGCGGAAGAGTTCTATCATTTCGGAAAATCCAAAGGTACCCTGGACGCCGGAGCTTTCGAGACCACACTTGTTGATTTTTCAGTTGTTGCAAACGATTCTCCAAAGCTTGTTCTGGCAGATGAACTGGAATCCATTACTGAGCCGGGAGCTTCTGCAAAGATAATTTCGGGAATACTGGAGGTGCTTTCTGAGAATGATAATGGCATGTCGATTTTCGTGTCACATTTATCAGAACTTATCCTTGAGAACACTGAATGCAATGTACGAGTTGACGGTATCGAAGCAAGCGGGCTTGATAAGGACCTGAACCTCATAGTTGAAAGGACGCCAAGGTATAATTATGTTGCAAAGAGCACTCCCGAGCTCATAGTCGAGCGTTTGTCAAGAAAGTCAAATGGTCTGGAGCAGGACTTCTATAAAAGATTGCAAAAAAAGTTCAAGTAA
- a CDS encoding DUF4130 domain-containing protein, producing MIIAFRSSVEGVLLACLAFRDDPGSELIFANDVGELKRKLDLSGIEGEINMVGFDPSYRSESLSKEIFGKSKPRMARFDPEPLRYVDLLLRHKGCDPAGLVRLLVSCNGDSDILYSGNDMIAKRYYNYMREVGKAYERLCMFARPELKGGILSVVIDTPHDIADMFCRWLVRKNPDVPVAVIKNDSAWVGNGDLIGLDRFAKITASFVESLRSTSRSDDVDKLWDLYYNSQMIDSRRNPGLAKKMQPKSSASVSKMAKRDRYKVERGIASCTLDSFA from the coding sequence ATGATAATAGCATTTAGGTCAAGTGTAGAAGGGGTGCTGCTTGCATGTTTAGCTTTCAGGGATGATCCTGGTTCTGAACTGATATTTGCTAACGATGTGGGGGAGCTTAAGAGGAAACTCGATCTTTCAGGTATTGAGGGTGAGATCAATATGGTAGGGTTTGATCCTTCCTATAGGTCCGAGTCCTTATCTAAGGAGATATTTGGGAAAAGTAAACCTCGTATGGCAAGGTTCGACCCTGAACCTCTAAGGTACGTAGATCTTCTTCTAAGGCACAAGGGTTGTGATCCTGCTGGACTTGTGCGATTGTTAGTTTCCTGCAATGGTGATTCTGATATACTCTATTCAGGGAATGACATGATCGCGAAACGTTACTATAATTATATGCGTGAAGTGGGCAAGGCATATGAGAGGTTGTGTATGTTCGCACGTCCGGAGCTTAAAGGTGGCATTCTGTCTGTTGTTATTGATACTCCTCACGATATTGCTGATATGTTCTGCAGGTGGCTTGTCAGAAAAAATCCAGATGTTCCTGTAGCCGTTATTAAAAATGATTCTGCGTGGGTGGGCAACGGTGATCTTATTGGACTTGATCGGTTTGCAAAGATCACTGCATCCTTTGTGGAAAGCCTTCGGTCAACATCAAGATCAGATGATGTGGATAAACTCTGGGATCTCTACTATAATTCCCAGATGATAGATTCAAGGAGAAATCCTGGGCTTGCGAAAAAAATGCAGCCTAAAAGTTCTGCTTCGGTAAGCAAGATGGCAAAAAGAGACCGGTATAAGGTTGAAAGGGGCATTGCCAGCTGTACCCTTGATAGTTTTGCATGA
- a CDS encoding helix-hairpin-helix domain-containing protein: MSAYRQNEHHLTLSERMQILSAGTKYDSCNQSAVCHAFGPDGRCIQLYKTLLSNSCAGECAYCPNRCERETKRAFLEPVEIAKITWSFYRRNAIDGLFLSSGIMGDAEYTSQKQLEVVELLRGQGFKGYINIRVMPGTPKYLLEQIADHADKFGVNAETTNSVNYSEICPNFDYKNDVLQRLKWTRDLIEKKRSEYSGMGKMVGANDTQFVLGAVAESDKEVVKTVHRFMDKYALRRPYFMSFDPVPDTPLENGSPSPKWREQRLYQMSFLLKDYGLRSSDFDEIYDEYGYLSNADPKEVLARSQPDRFPVDINSAEMSELLMVPGIGPISANRIVRARPIVSEQELCRVGVVVSRARPYISINGSRQMNLSSFMGACS; encoded by the coding sequence ATGAGTGCTTATAGACAGAACGAACATCATCTGACCTTATCAGAGAGAATGCAGATCCTCTCTGCAGGTACTAAATATGACAGTTGCAATCAGAGTGCTGTCTGTCATGCTTTTGGTCCCGATGGAAGGTGTATACAGCTCTATAAGACACTGTTATCGAATTCCTGTGCAGGGGAGTGTGCCTATTGTCCGAACCGCTGTGAGCGTGAGACTAAAAGAGCCTTTCTTGAACCCGTAGAAATTGCAAAGATCACCTGGTCATTTTACAGAAGGAATGCCATCGACGGTCTGTTCCTGTCTTCTGGCATCATGGGGGATGCAGAGTATACTTCGCAGAAGCAATTAGAGGTGGTGGAGCTGTTGCGTGGTCAGGGGTTTAAAGGCTACATCAATATTCGCGTGATGCCTGGCACTCCGAAATATCTGCTTGAGCAGATCGCAGACCATGCCGATAAGTTTGGTGTAAATGCAGAGACTACCAATTCCGTTAATTATTCAGAGATATGTCCGAATTTTGATTATAAGAACGATGTTCTGCAGAGGCTGAAATGGACAAGGGACCTCATTGAGAAGAAAAGAAGTGAATACTCCGGTATGGGGAAAATGGTTGGTGCAAATGACACTCAATTCGTGTTGGGTGCGGTCGCTGAGTCTGACAAAGAGGTCGTGAAGACGGTCCACAGGTTCATGGACAAGTATGCATTGCGAAGACCTTATTTTATGAGCTTTGACCCTGTCCCTGATACTCCGCTCGAGAATGGTTCACCTTCACCTAAATGGCGTGAGCAGAGGTTGTATCAGATGTCCTTTCTTTTAAAGGACTATGGTCTCAGGTCAAGCGATTTCGATGAGATCTACGATGAGTATGGCTATCTTTCAAATGCTGACCCAAAGGAAGTGCTTGCACGATCACAGCCGGATCGTTTTCCGGTGGATATCAATTCCGCTGAAATGTCCGAGTTGCTTATGGTTCCCGGAATTGGGCCGATAAGTGCTAACCGTATCGTGCGTGCCCGTCCGATAGTTTCCGAGCAGGAACTTTGCCGGGTGGGTGTGGTAGTTTCCCGTGCAAGACCTTACATTTCTATCAATGGTTCAAGGCAGATGAACCTTTCATCCTTTATGGGGGCATGTTCATGA